In Thamnophis elegans isolate rThaEle1 chromosome 13, rThaEle1.pri, whole genome shotgun sequence, one DNA window encodes the following:
- the LOC116517058 gene encoding pituitary homeobox 2-like, with product MSTLLDTSDGNAKGIRPQTLLGTSGIESSGENGGTSRGKSSDSSGEEEANTGQKKPRRHRTHFTSQQLQELEATFQRNRYPDMSTREEIAGWTNLTEPRIRVWFKNRRAKWRKKERHQQTEVCKGTFGSQLNGLTGNPYEDLYPSYAYNTWTPKGLHSSPIHGKGFQLFNSINLNSFAPQNVFPTAAGPSLPGVPSLENFNSLASAPGHSGSMYGPVAPSPYMYRDPCTSGLAGLRLRAKQPQSALGYGAPQNVSPNSSQYPLDRPV from the exons ATGTCAACGTTGTTGGACACCTCGGATGGAAACGCGAAGGGGATACGACCACAAACTCTCTTGGGAACATCTGGCATAGAAAGTAGTG gAGAAAATGGTGGGACCTCTCGGGGAAAATCTTCTGATTCCAGCGGTGAAGAGGAAGCCAACACGGGTCAAAAGAAGCCTCGTAGGCATCGGACCCATTTCACCAGCCAGCAGCTGCAGGAACTGGAGGCTACGTTTCAGCGGAACCGCTACCCGGACATGAGCACAAGGGAAGAGATCGCAGGCTGGACCAATCTGACCGAGCCAAGGATAAGG GTTTGGTTCAAGAACCGACGTGCCAAGTGGCGGAAAAAGGAACGTCACCAACAGACGGAAGTTTGCAAAGGAACCTTTGGGTCGCAGCTGAATGGGTTGACCGGGAACCCTTATGAAGACCTTTACCCCAGCTATGCATATAACACCTGGACTCCCAAGGGGCTACACAGCAGCCCTATCCATGGCAAAGGCTTCCAGCTCTTCAACTCCATCAACCTCAACTCTTTTGCGCCCCAGAACGTGTTCCCCACAGCCGCCGGACCTTCTCTGCCTGGAGTTCCGTCTCTGGAAAATTTCAACAGCCTGGCAAGTGCTCCAGGGCACTCAGGTTCCATGTATGGGCCCGTCGCGCCTTCGCCCTACATGTACAGGGACCCCTGCACCTCAGGCCTGGCGGGATTGAGACTCAGAGCAAAACAGCCACAATCCGCTCTTGGTTACGGCGCTCCCCAAAATGTCAGCCCTAACTCCAGCCAGTATCCTCTGGACAGGCCAGTGTGA